DNA from Alnus glutinosa chromosome 2, dhAlnGlut1.1, whole genome shotgun sequence:
TCGCACGTGttaacaaacaaataataattttataaggtggattaaaaaaaatatatttttcaagaaaatttctATTCTTTCCTAATTTTATAAGGAAGACGGTACAAGTGAGCCGGACTTGTATCGttagaaagagaaatgctaaacgtGAGCCTTTTCTCCGTCTCATGTCCGTCTCTTTCCAGCGTGGCACTGACAAtgaagttaaaaattaaaattttcaagaaaGAGCGAGCCGGGCTTCAAAGGCGTTGGAGATCCGGTCGGTGGGCGCTGGAGCAGAccgttcgagagagagagagagcgtcgttGACGATGGATTGTCCGGTCTGTGCTGGGtttgagagatcgagagagctAGGCGTCGGCGTTGGATTCGGATTTACATTGGTGCGCCGGTCTGCTAGTTTCGAGGGactccgagagagagagagagcgagcggcGTCAGCGTCGGATTTTCGGTCGGTGGGGGAGGGCACGGTGGAGAGGGGAAGATTTGGGAAATGggggaaattttgaaaatgaaatgtgaATGGCGACACCCACGttttgattgctttttttttttttttgtttaaaacaaaaagaataaaaaaattgacacgtgGAAAAAAGACGGAAGAGGGACGAATGAAAGACGCATGTGTAGAAGCTCTCTGTTAGAAAATTGTATCCTTATCGTACAAGCCGGACGGTGAGCCAAGTCGAAAAAGCCACAACCCCGGATTAAAGACAGAAGTGATAAAATTAAGAGTATTCCTAGTAgcttcatcaaattttactcaccaaaataactaaaaatcacttttttctattatggtgagccactttattaaaattcccccagcaacctcacaattttaactagtcaatattcactattcaatttaaataatttttttttttcatatatattttttttctctatataatctttttacaaaaaatcattcatatccatgaaataaagacattatcgtgtgagagatgggagatgggagaagggagaagaaaatgagagaaaaaaggaaaaaaatgtgctaatcatgtgagagagaaatgtgaaacaaaatttggtgagtgggttatTGAGTAAAAATGTCTCATCTAATTaggttagtaatttcagtcattaatttttttttggttaaaatggtgaggctactGTGAGTGGTTTTTtaagattttcattaaattggctcactaaaataactaaaaaactattttggtgaggttACTGGTGCAAATCCATGCCGGCACCCGCAACTTTGGGGGATTTGCCCTTTTCTGGTCGCTTTCTACAATTCATTGCAGCGATTAGGGGATGAGTCTTCCATCAAGTCCACACCTTTTCAATCAAAACCCACCGCGGAGAGACCCATCAACCACAATATCGCCAATTATATCTTGTACTCGATTGCAGAGGATATTACCACCCCTTTGTCTAATTGCTGCCTTTCCTGTTAGGTAGCAGACTTGTAGAATAGGCTGAAGAGCCAAGTTGACAAGAATCAAGAATCAAGATAGACTTTGGCGTATGAATATTAAAtactagggtttttttttttgtttggtccagtttctcttcatcttcttagTGTACGTTAATCTGTACAGAGTACAGTATCTCAGGAAACAGGAGCATGGGCATCAAAGGCCTTCTTCACAATCTTCATGTCTTTTACTTGGTCttgtttcttgtgggttttcaaGGTTCCGCACAGGGACGGTTCTTTTCCATCAAGAAACCTGACCCGAAGAATGCTGCTGCCACTGCTCGTTGGTTGGTCTCTCAGAATTACTGGGGGGTTTTAAAgtacgctctctctctctctctctagatgtCTGTTTTGACATTTTATTTCTTGCTGGGGCTCCGTTTTTATTGATCAATAATTGGGTCTTTGGTTTGTTCGATGATTTTATTGATGATGATCATAGAACTCATTAGCGTGGTTTCTTTAGTATGTTGGTTGTTTTGCTATGTGATTGTCAACCTAATTTGGTTGGTGATGAAATTCAGTTGGGTTTTGTTGTTATCTGTTTGAAAAGTCAATTTATGCTTATTACCAATCGAAAGGGTATCGTGAGAGCAAGCAGTTGTTTGCTAGACTTTTTTGTGATTAATAAACTTGTCATTACCATTAATTTGTTGTTCAACTTTctgtttgaattctttatgcTGTAATTAACTGCCTGTGTTTCCTTTGGTTTCTTGTTGAAATGTTctgtaattctcttattttcacGAATTTTCTACCTGTTGGGCATAGATTCTATTCTTCGCAGCTAAGTCTTTTGGATGGGTTCTCACCTCCTTGCTCCTGTGAGTTCGGATGCGCATgttggaagaaagaaaatgcaagCTTAAAGTCATTGAGGGACTTAAATGCATAGGAGTTTTCAGTCAAGTTGTTGATTTAATGGTTCATTAGCGATGTCTTCTTCGACTACAGTGCTGATGCACTGTTTAGTTTGGAAGACATTGAGATCTTTTACAGACTTTCTGAAGTATGataaagaaagataaagataagaAGTTTAACATTGTTTCATCGTTAGGTCAAAAAAGCTCAGCTGTATTTCATCTGGTTTCACCTTATGTCATATTAAAACCCAACTTTTGCTGAATGGTTCTGTTTCAACGgacttttgaatttgtaatatgATATTTGTATTAGGATGTTTGGATATTGAGTCAAAGCTTATTTCTCAATTTAATTTTGCAGTACCATTTCAAGTGATTTGGGAGGAGCACCATTTGGGTAAGCTATTACTATTTCTACATACTAGAAAGACATTTCTTATTTTCAGGCTCCATAAAATCCAGTTGCTTTGTTTGGAATTTATTGTCGTGTTGCTGAAATAGGTTAGTTCTTTCCATGTATGAGATACATAATGAGTTGTTCAGGATTTATGGTATGTGATCCACTAAAAAGAATTTTCAATTGATCTTATCATATGCTTATCTTAAATAAGATGccacttttattaatttaaatttgtgATGAGATACATTTGTAGTTAAACGACGTTGCTAGTCTTAGGGGTTTGATATTCCTTAAAACTCATGGTTTCAATTGCCAGTCACGCTTTATGTATTGGAGGATTATTCTATGAGTGAGATTTCTGCCTCATGTATTATCTAAAACATATGCCGTTCTCATCAGTAACTTGAAACTCCATTGCCTCTAGTATACAGTGTCAGGAGATAGCACAAAATAGGGTAAAAAGTTTGTATCATCTGAATTGAGGTACATGTAAGTGTGcatagtacattttcttttttgttttacacCTTGCTTCGCAGAAAGTTTGCATCCTCCTCATATATCTAGAACTATTTATATAACAGCATAAATATGATGCAGGAATATAGTTTCATTTAGTGATGGGCTACCTAAAAAAGGTACTGGCATCCCATACTTCTACTTGACAACTCTTGATCCAACTGCCAGAGATGCAATGAAAGACGAGAGGGCTTCATTCACGATCAGTGAATACCCTATTGGAACTTGTGGCAAGATAGACCCTGAGAATCCCACTTGTGCAAAAATTACACTTACTGGCAAGGTCTGTtgcaaaatcaaacctgtctaatttattttttctctcttttcttttggttatgAGTCATTTTACTTTAGTACATGTACATAGACAAGTATTAGAACTGGACACCAGGTGACTAAAAAATCAATTCTAATGAGAGTAAATATATATAGACAACTAATTCTATAAGATATCAATTACTAAGATAAACATTTGTTGTCTAATTATCAGGTCTTCTAGTCCCCATCACTTGTCAAATGAACAGGATTCGTAGTATTTAGCACAAACAACATTGTGTTATACATGGGCTGCACTCTAAGAAATGCCCATTAGGGTGTCATCTGTCATCCACTGATCCCTTGACCTCAGGGTGACTTGCATGTAATCAAAACCAGCAAATTGACTTCATATGGCAGGACCAACACTGGGTAATGGCCTTTTTTAATTATGGTCATGGTCTCTTTCCAATGGCTAGGATAAGGCTTTGTTAAGTTTGTATAAAATCTAAATGATCTGATTTTCTGAAAACTGGCCACAACATGCACTATTCCTTGCTCATCAAAAAGGCACCACTCATTAACTTGGTGGAAATCTTACCACATATACAGTATTGTGACCCAATTGTGAGACAACTTTGGATAAACTTCAATAGAATATcatataagaaaagaaatatatatggaATATAAGTTATTGAATCGTGTTGAAGTTGATAGAATATTTTGTCCATAAGCATGTGAAGAAAAGTTTTGCTATTGATACTGAAGTCCTATGGCATTGTCTCTATGTAAATTATTTACCATACACACAACTatagagtttttattttgaataacttGGATTAAATTTTCCCGCCGTGGTATTTCAGTTGAAGCTAGTTGATAAAAAGTCCAAAGAAGCAGAATTTGCTAAAAGTTCCTTGTTCTCAAAGCATGTGGAGATGAAGGGTAAGTACAAGAATTTATACATTAGCGACACTTCTGGTTTTCAGTCACTTTTGTGTTGCCAATGCCACCTTTTCTCCATTTCTAATCTTTCTGCAACTAACTATActgacttttatatatatatatatatatatatatatatatatattttggttggTTGGCAGACTGGCCTGAGGATCACAACTTCCAGTTCTTCAAGTTACAAATTGAGAACATATTTTTGATCGATTGGTTTGGTGGTCCAAAACCTCTTTCGGTGGATGAGTACCTGCATCCCAAGAAGTGAGTACTAGAGCAATGAGTGGTTTATCACGCGCACACAACTATACATATATTTACTCTTAACACTCCTCAAGTTGgagcatatatattatataagccCAACTTGGAACAAATAAACTCTAATCGAGACCATGGCAAAGAGACTTGGTAAACGTATCAGCAAGTTGATCTCCGCATTTCACGAAAGGTGTAGAAATATCTCCACTCAATATTTTATCTTGATTGAAATGAGAATCAACTTCAATGTGCTTTGTTCTCTCATAGAACACTGGGTTAGAAGCAACGTGCATAGCCGCCTAGTTATTACAATATAGAGGAGTAGGAACTGAAAATCCAATTTCCTGAAGGAAATGGCGTAACCATGTCAATTCGCTAGTTGTATGAGCCATAGCCCTATGCACTAGATCAACCACTATTTGTTTCTTGCTCCTCCAAGTAACAAGGTTACTTTCCAAGAATGTACAATACCCAGTAGTGGATCTTCTGTCGAAAGGGGATCCTGCATCAGTGAATCCTTCTATATATAGAATACCACAACCTGAGAATTTCTGATGCCATATTTTCTCTGAGATAGATTAACCCCTTTCTGAGATCGATAAATTTCAATGCCCAAGAAATACCGAAGTTTTCCTACATCTTTGGTCTGAAATTTCTCCTACAAAAACTGTTTTAGTCTAGCAATGCCTCGAGAATCATCCCCAATAACCACAATGTCATCCACATAAACCACAAGAAAAATATGCCCAACATCTGTATGCAAATGGAATACTGAATGATCGATCTAACATAAAGAAGACTGAACTCCATCACCACATCAGAAAATTTGTCAAACCATGCTCATGGAGATTGCTTGAGACCATATAGTACTTTCTTCAATTTACACACATTTCCCTGATATTCCCCCTGAGCAACAAACCTGGGTGGTTGctctatatatatttcttcaagaagatcaccatgaagaaatgcatttttTACATTCAGTTTATACAAAGGCCAATTAAGATTAGTTGTTAgagaaatcaaaattcaattaaaGAGATTTTTGCAACAGAAGAGAATGCCTCATCATAATCAATGCCATAGGTGCTTATGAGGGCACAAATGAGGTACGTTTAAGCCTCATTCCCACAGCCTTTGTGAAGGAAACAATGGCAACAACATTCAACCAACATGGCTATGGTGATGAAGATGCCAATACTTCCAACCCCAAGGTGCGGAAGAACAAAGAAGATCCTTCAAACTTGTTGCAGaacagagaaaaaaatgaaaaagaaaataaacaaagaaaaaaagaaggaagaatttATTTGCTATACACAGTTATTCTTGATACCATGTAATagaaaatttatgaaaataaaacgGAGTTCTTTTAAGTAGtctcttcttcattcttcattTTTAGACGTTTGTACATGAATATTCTGACAGTTATATGAGGACTCCTAGCCTTCTTCTAGAAGGTTTACATACTACTCCTCACACTCTTAGAAAATTGCATATTATTCCACACATATTCATATATTCACTCTAACAACTGCCAAATAATCCATCAGAATCGTTAGAGTTTGATTTGCTTTGAAGTGCTTATTTGATATTTACTGATGCATTTTCTCACTCTTAACAACTGCCAAATAATCCATCAGAATCGATAGAGTTTGATTTGCTTTGAAGtgcttattttatatttactgaTGCATTTTATTTTCCCAAACATTTCTCTCTGCCATGTACAGGAACAAACTTACTTCCATTTTGTCAATGCTCATCTAATTGCCACTATTCTCATCTGTTTGTGCATTGGATGTTAATCTGAAGTGTGTATAATCAATTCATTTGTAAATAAGAAGTGACAGTTATGATTACTGTATATGTCGTTATAGTTGTGCCATCTTATTGTCTGATAAGAATCATCAAAGATGATAAGTTGTTGGTACAGGATTTGTACTCATGACAAGCACCCTTATTGTTTATTCCATAATAATCTGAGGATGTACAAACTATACACACTTCGAAATTAATGTCGGTTGATTCACGTGAtatcgtgtatatatatgtgctcAAAGACATGtcctttgtttttataaatgGCATATGTTCCTGATTCCTTAATCAAATTTATGTTTGTTTGGCGAACAGCTTCAATTTGCCAAATgcatcttttttaattaaatttttatttcccTAGGGCGACAACAATTTTCGTCTAGTTCCTGTCGTTGAAGGGAAT
Protein-coding regions in this window:
- the LOC133859785 gene encoding uncharacterized protein LOC133859785 isoform X1, giving the protein MGIKGLLHNLHVFYLVLFLVGFQGSAQGRFFSIKKPDPKNAAATARWLVSQNYWGVLNTISSDLGGAPFGNIVSFSDGLPKKGTGIPYFYLTTLDPTARDAMKDERASFTISEYPIGTCGKIDPENPTCAKITLTGKLKLVDKKSKEAEFAKSSLFSKHVEMKDWPEDHNFQFFKLQIENIFLIDWFGGPKPLSVDEYLHPKKNKLTSILSMLI
- the LOC133859785 gene encoding uncharacterized protein LOC133859785 isoform X2; its protein translation is MGIKGLLHNLHVFYLVLFLVGFQGSAQGRFFSIKKPDPKNAAATARWLVSQNYWGVLNTISSDLGGAPFGNIVSFSDGLPKKGTGIPYFYLTTLDPTARDAMKDERASFTISEYPIGTCGKIDPENPTCAKITLTGKLKLVDKKSKEAEFAKSSLFSKHVEMKDWPEDHNFQFFKLQIENIFLIDWFGGPKPLSVDEYLHPKKATTIFV
- the LOC133859785 gene encoding uncharacterized protein LOC133859785 isoform X3, whose translation is MGIKGLLHNLHVFYLVLFLVGFQGSAQGRFFSIKKPDPKNAAATARCTISSDLGGAPFGNIVSFSDGLPKKGTGIPYFYLTTLDPTARDAMKDERASFTISEYPIGTCGKIDPENPTCAKITLTGKLKLVDKKSKEAEFAKSSLFSKHVEMKDWPEDHNFQFFKLQIENIFLIDWFGGPKPLSVDEYLHPKKNKLTSILSMLI